One region of Macadamia integrifolia cultivar HAES 741 chromosome 11, SCU_Mint_v3, whole genome shotgun sequence genomic DNA includes:
- the LOC122094007 gene encoding putative MO25-like protein At5g47540 isoform X2 yields the protein MKGLFKSKPRTPVEVVRLTRELLIFADRNGSTREDKRQEKSRKDATQVVANLQRQQVHSRLIASDFLEANKDLLDILVSGYENTDMALHYGAMLRECIRHQSIARYVLESDHMKKFFNYIQLPNFDIASDASATFKELLTRHKSTVAEFLTKNYDWFFAEYNSRLLESTNYITRRQAIKLLGDMLLDRANSTVMMRYVSSKDNLRILMNLLRESSKNIQLEAFHVFKLFAANQNKPPEVVSILVANRNKLLRFFSDFKMEKEDEQFEADKTQVVREIASLEPRDQQ from the exons ATGAAGGGTCTTTTCAAATCCAAGCCCCGGACACCTGTGGAAGTCGTCCGCCTGACCCGTGAGCTTCTCATTTTTGCCGATCGCAATGGGAGTACCCGTGAAGATAAGCGTCAAGAGAAG AGTCGTAAAGATGCCACTCAAGTGGTTGCGAATTTGCAAAGGCAACAAGTCCACTCTCGGTTGATTGCTTCTGATTTCTTGGAAGCAAATAAAGATCTTTTGGATATTTTGGTTTCAGG TTATGAAAACACAGACATGGCTTTACATTATGGTGCAATGTTGAGAGAATGCATACGGCATCAGAGCATTGCAAG GTATGTTTTGGAGTCAGATCACATGAAGAAGTTCTTTAACTACATACAACTTCCAAATTTTGACATAGCATCGGATGCTTCGGCAACTTTTAAG GAGCTTCTAACAAGGCACAAATCTACTGTGGCTGAATTTCTTACTAAGAATTATGACTGG TTTTTTGCGGAGTATAATTCAAGGCTTCTGGAGTCAACCAATTACATCACCAGACGACAAGCTATCAAG CTGCTTGGAGACATGCTGCTTGATCGTGCCAATTCTACTGTTATGATGCGATATGTGAGCTCAAAGGACAACTTGAGGATCCTAATGAATCTTCTTAGG GAATCAAGTAAAAATATCCAGTTAGAAGCATTTCATGTCTTCAAG CTGTTTGCTGCTAATCAAAACAAGCCACCTGAGGTTGTCAGCATACTAGTGgcaaatagaaacaagctcctaCGGTTCTTTAGCGACTTCAAGATGGAAAAAG AGGATGAACAATTTGAGGCAGACAAAACTCAAGTTGTCAGAGAAATTGCTTCCCTTGAACCTAGAGATCAGCAGTAG
- the LOC122094197 gene encoding cysteine proteinase inhibitor 1, whose amino-acid sequence MTMKSRSQFVLLLCLVVFFFLDSSSAVGRPALVGDWRPIKDLNETHVQEIAQFAVEEHNKEYKTELKYDRVVQGESQVVAGANYRLIIAAKDGVVSNNYQAVVYERPWEGFKSLTSFKKL is encoded by the coding sequence ATGACGATGAAGAGCCGTTCCcaatttgttcttcttctctgcttggTGGTGTTCTTCTTCTTGGATTCTTCGTCGGCCGTCGGGAGACCTGCACTGGTAGGTGACTGGAGACCAATCAAAGACTTGAACGAAACTCACGTCCAAGAGATCGCTCAATTCGCAGTTGAAGAGCACAACAAAGAGTACAAGACAGAGCTGAAGTACGATCGTGTGGTTCAAGGTGAATCCCAAGTTGTCGCTGGTGCTAATTATCGCCTCATCATCGCTGCCAAGGATGGAGTCGTCTCCAACAATTATCAAGCCGTTGTTTATGAAAGGCCATGGGAGGGTTTCAAGAGTCTCACTTCCTTCAAGAAACTCTAG
- the LOC122093141 gene encoding inositol-phosphate phosphatase has protein sequence MGGDKDSLSEFLAVAVDAAKKAGEIIRKGFYETKLVEHKGQVDLVTETDKACEDLVFNYIKQHYPEHKFIGEETTAACGTTELTDHPTWIVDPLDGTTNFVHGFPFVCVSIGLTIGKVPTVGVVYNPIMDELFTGIRGKGAFLNGNPIKVSTQSELVKSLLVTEVGTKRDKSTVNFATNRINSLLFKVRSLRMSGSCALDLCGIACGRVDIFYELGFGGPWDVAGGAVIVQEAGGLVFDPSGNDFDITSQRVAASNPHLKDVFVEALREAETHQPSGN, from the exons ATGGGTGGTGATAAGG ATTCTCTCTCTGAGTTCCTTGCCGTTGCGGTTGATGCAGCGAAGAAAGCAGGAGAG ATAATTCGAAAAGGATTTTACGAGACGAAGCTTGTCGAGCATAAAGGCCAG GTGGATTTGGTCACCGAAACAGATAAGGCTTGCGAGGATCTCGTATTTAATTATATTAAGCAGCATTACCCGGAACATAAG TTCATTGGAGAAGAGACAACTGCTGCATGTGGTACGACAGAACTGACTGATCATCCGACGTGGATTGTTGACCCTCTTGATGGGACAACTAACTTTGTTCATGG GTTTCCCTTCGTTTGCGTGTCTATCGGTCTTACAATTGGAAAGGTTCCCACTGTTGGTGTTGTTTACAATCCGATAATGGATGAG CTTTTTACTGGAATTCGTGGGAAAGGTGCTTTTCTGAACGGTAACCCTATAAAAG TGTCAACACAAAGTGAACTGGTGAAGTCGCTCCTTGTAACAGAA GTTGGCACGAAGCGTGATAAATCAACAGTCAATTTTGCTACAAACAGAATTAATAGCTTACTTTTCAAG GTACGATCTCTTCGGATGAGTGGTTCCTGTGCATTGGATCTTTGTGGAATTGCCTGCGGAAGAGTTGACATCTTTTATGAGCTTGGATTTGGGGGTCCTTG GGATGTGGCAGGTGGAGCTGTAATTGTTCAAGAAGCTGGAGGACTGGTTTTTGATCC GTCTGGCAATGATTTCGACATCACATCTCAGAGAGTTGCAGCTTCAAACCCTCATCTCAAGGATGTCTTTGTTGAGGCGTTGAGAGAAGCTGAAACACATCAACCATCCGGAAATTAG
- the LOC122094007 gene encoding putative MO25-like protein At5g47540 isoform X1, producing MKGLFKSKPRTPVEVVRLTRELLIFADRNGSTREDKRQEKMAELSKFIRELKLILYGNSESEPIAEACAQLTQEFFRENTLRLLIICLPKLSLESRKDATQVVANLQRQQVHSRLIASDFLEANKDLLDILVSGYENTDMALHYGAMLRECIRHQSIARYVLESDHMKKFFNYIQLPNFDIASDASATFKELLTRHKSTVAEFLTKNYDWFFAEYNSRLLESTNYITRRQAIKLLGDMLLDRANSTVMMRYVSSKDNLRILMNLLRESSKNIQLEAFHVFKLFAANQNKPPEVVSILVANRNKLLRFFSDFKMEKEDEQFEADKTQVVREIASLEPRDQQ from the exons ATGAAGGGTCTTTTCAAATCCAAGCCCCGGACACCTGTGGAAGTCGTCCGCCTGACCCGTGAGCTTCTCATTTTTGCCGATCGCAATGGGAGTACCCGTGAAGATAAGCGTCAAGAGAAG ATGGCCGAGTTAAGTAAATTTATCCGGGAATTAAAGTTAATTCTCTATGGCAATAGTGAATCAGAGCCCATTGCAGAAGCTTGTGCACAGTTGACTCAAGAGTTTTTTAGAGAGAACACACTACGACTTCTCATTATTTGCCTTCCAAAATTGAGCTTGGAG AGTCGTAAAGATGCCACTCAAGTGGTTGCGAATTTGCAAAGGCAACAAGTCCACTCTCGGTTGATTGCTTCTGATTTCTTGGAAGCAAATAAAGATCTTTTGGATATTTTGGTTTCAGG TTATGAAAACACAGACATGGCTTTACATTATGGTGCAATGTTGAGAGAATGCATACGGCATCAGAGCATTGCAAG GTATGTTTTGGAGTCAGATCACATGAAGAAGTTCTTTAACTACATACAACTTCCAAATTTTGACATAGCATCGGATGCTTCGGCAACTTTTAAG GAGCTTCTAACAAGGCACAAATCTACTGTGGCTGAATTTCTTACTAAGAATTATGACTGG TTTTTTGCGGAGTATAATTCAAGGCTTCTGGAGTCAACCAATTACATCACCAGACGACAAGCTATCAAG CTGCTTGGAGACATGCTGCTTGATCGTGCCAATTCTACTGTTATGATGCGATATGTGAGCTCAAAGGACAACTTGAGGATCCTAATGAATCTTCTTAGG GAATCAAGTAAAAATATCCAGTTAGAAGCATTTCATGTCTTCAAG CTGTTTGCTGCTAATCAAAACAAGCCACCTGAGGTTGTCAGCATACTAGTGgcaaatagaaacaagctcctaCGGTTCTTTAGCGACTTCAAGATGGAAAAAG AGGATGAACAATTTGAGGCAGACAAAACTCAAGTTGTCAGAGAAATTGCTTCCCTTGAACCTAGAGATCAGCAGTAG